A genome region from Hippopotamus amphibius kiboko isolate mHipAmp2 chromosome 1, mHipAmp2.hap2, whole genome shotgun sequence includes the following:
- the CA6 gene encoding carbonic anhydrase 6: MTALVALLSLLLLGVQVQHGAEWTYSEGPLDEVHWPTAYPDCGGQRQSPINVQRKKVQYNPSLRALNLSGYEVQLGEFLMINNGHTVQISLPSTMLMTAPDGTQYTAQQMHFHWGGASSEISGSEHTIDGVRYVIEIHVVHYNSKYESYDKAQTAPDGLAVLAALAEVKDYAENTYYSDFISHLKNISYAGQSTILKGLDLQGMLPGNLHYYYSYWGSLTTPPCTENVHWFVLADTVKLSKTQVWKLENSLLNHQNNTIHNGYRMTQSLNHRVVEANFMFQPNQRPALQFYLNSINKNLDYLRRFIEQKQRDK; this comes from the exons ATGACAGCTCTGGTCGCCCTGCTGTCCCTGTTGCTGCTGGGAGTCCAGGTCCAGCATGGGGCCGAGTGGACCTACTCAG AGGGGCCGCTGGACGAAGTACACTGGCCGACGGCGTACCCCGACTGCGGGGGGCAGAGACAGTCACCCATCAACGTGCAGAGGAAGAAAGTGCAGTACAACCCTTCCCTGAGGGCTCTGAACCTGTCAGGCTACGAGGTCCAGCTCGGGGAGTTCCTCATGATCAACAACGGTCACACAG TACAAATCAGCCTGCCCTCCACCATGCTCATGACGGCCCCTGATGGCACCCAGTACACAGCCCAGCAGATGCACTTCCACTGGGGTGGCGCCTCCTCCGAGATCAGCGGCTCCGAGCACACCATCGATGGGGTCAGATACGTGATCGAG ATTCACGTCGTTCACTACAATTCTAAATACGAGAGCTACGATAAAGCCCAGACAGCACCGGATGGTTTGGCTGTGCTGGCAGCCCTCGCTGAG GTCAAGGATTACGCTGAAAACACGTACTACAGCGACTTCATTTCTCACTTGAAGAACATCAGTTATGCAG GACAAAGCACCATTCTGAAGGGGCTTGACCTTCAGGGCATGCTACCTGGGAACCTCCACTACTACTACAGCTACTGGGGGTCACTCACCACTCCTCCCTGTACTGAGAATGTCCACTGGTTTGTGCTGGCAGATACTGTCAAGCTCTCCAAGACACAG GTTTGGAAGCTAGAGAATTCCTTATTGAATCACCAGAACAACACCATCCACAATGGTTACCGCATGACTCAGTCCCTAAACCACAGAGTGGTGGAAGCCAACTTCATGTTTCAACCTAATCAGC GCCCTGCACTCCAGTTTTATCTAAACAGTATCAACAAAAACCTTGACTACTTGAGAAGATTTATTGAACAGAAGCAAAGAGATAAATGA